The Buteo buteo chromosome 1, bButBut1.hap1.1, whole genome shotgun sequence sequence CAAATGTAAACCTGACATAAAGGCTGAACAGCTTTAATGTAGTAGAGCGATTCTGTTTTACCCCAGTCATCCACCCTCTCAACTTAAAGGGTcactgtatttgtttaaaaccaGGAGCTGACTGAATCACAGAAGAGTGGTGGAAATGTGCTTCGGATGATGTATGAGAAACCAGAGAGGTGGTCTTTCACGTTCCAGACATATGCATGTCTCAGCAGGATCCGGGCTCAGCTCAGGTGCCTTGATGGCAAACTCAAAGAAGCAGGGAATCCTGTCGTCTTCTTTGAGCGATCCGTCTACAGTGACAGGTGCGTTGGACTGAAGTCCTTAAAGCAAAGATCAAAATTCTTCTAAGTAAAATgcgtaaataaataaaaagcagagcGTGACTGAGTTTTGTACCTCCTTTCGTCATAATTTTTCATACTGTTCAATCACAATAACCTCAGTAAGTGGTTTGTTATCTTTATCTTGTTGTTGACAGCAAAGTAAAATTACTGGATTGAGGGTTTATAGTTTTGTTGTATAACCTCGATAAGCTATGTGTAGTTTCTCATTCTTTGTGGGTAGGTTTTTTTACGATTTGTGCATGCACGTTTCCCTTGAAAGACAAGAGGGAAGTGTGTAGGCATCAAGAAGAGTCAAgagcaatttctttctttgtcacttagtcttgttttcttttatgcttcTTGAAACAGGTCTAGCTATTTCTTATTGCTGTACCCTCTGTTTCTGGATTCAGAAGGTTAGCTTTGATAACTAAATCCCATCATGTAATCCTTAGGTGTTCACTGTGTTCTAATATATTGTAAATAAATGACCACAGTGTACAAAGCAGTGGTGGTTTGTAGATTATTTCTGAACAGGTACCTGAGCTGCAAATGTGACTGTTTTTTGTGGACACTGCTATGGGCAACTGCAATGGACATAGTTACAGGACGGGGATACCAGCTGTTTATTTCTAGTCCAAGCATACATCAAAGAAGTGACAGAATTACTGTGCTTAGCTTCTCTTCTAGTTACTGTGCAATACTTCAGGCAAACAAAGTAATAATTGTGTTGAAGCTAATTTTTGTTTACGTAACTATTTTGTGTTCTCAGATATATATTTGCTGCTAATTTATATGAGTCTGATTGCATGAATGAAACTGAATGGACTATTTACCAAGACTGGCATGACTGGATGAATAAGCAGTTTGGTCAAAGCCTGGCGCTGGATGGGATCATTTATCTCAGAGCCACTCCTGAGGTGAGGAATAAAAATTTATGACCGCACACAGAATGAGAGTACATATTCTGTGGCTTGCCTGTGAAATTTGGTCTTTGTCCATGCTTTCgtagttgttgggtttttttcttcctaaaaaaatGTAGGGTATAACTACGATTCTAGACCTTTTTTATGATACAAGAATAATATGCTTGCAGTCAACTCCAGTAAGGTCACAATTGTGTGTCATTGCGTATCAGTGCAGCTTTGTTTCAGGGATTGCTTTGAATGTCTCAAGCAAGAAAACAGTTGAGAAATTCTCTCTTATCTTTCACTGTAAGAGTCCTAATGATTATAGTTCAGTTCAGATTGTAGTATTTCCCTGAAGACTATAATACTTGAGTTATGACTAATACAGtctggaaataattaaaaaaaagaacgtTCTTTCAAATGTagcctgtgtatttttaaataaaatgtgatgaTAATGATTTTCTAATTATAAAAACAGAACATATGACAAGAGCAAACTAGAAAATACCACTGGAAGTAAAAAATAGCGATAGGAACATGGCTGTGATAGATATAACAATTTAGTTACATTGTTGTGATAGATACAACAATTTCTAGTTAATGTCACTGCTGATTTGGGAAGGGCTGTGTGTGAAGCCCTTTCAGCTGGAGCAATGGAGGTAAGCCAGATGAATGCACCTACTGTATGTAAGGCTTTATGACAATGCTTTGATCTTTGGGcatctaatatttttttaaaaggagagaaCAACATAATGAATATATCTTTTGAGTATGAAACTTACATGAACAGGAGAAAAACTTAACAGTTTAGAAGAGCTCTAATTGCAGTAATTGACTTAGAGGTCACTTCCATCATACTTGTTTACTTCCAAGTGTCATGCTTTCGACTTTGTTATTGCAAACAGCTGTGTAATGTAACATGCTAGAGTTTCTCTGAGGGCTTTTTTACTAGGCTCACTACtgagggcttttttttggtctttatGTCAAGAACGTGTATTTAAATTACAAGAGTACAACAGTTTCAAACAGTTTTGATTGGCTTGTTATTGAGGCTTTGGATGTGTTCAGGACAGGAACAAATGAGTTAGTACGTTTGAAAATTGGGTTCCTAAGAGCCAGAAATAGATAATGAGATTTTTGAAATGCCTATTGATCACGTCAAATGGCTATTTCTGTGCTCTTTTGATGCAATATGCTGGTACCCCTTCTTTTAATAAAGAGCTTATTTGAGACCTTTCCTTGTAGCGGAGAAATAATGTGATGCATTTCCTTGGGTCCTTGTTTGATTTTGCGTGTAGTCTGTGGGCTCTGTCAGCTGAACATGACATAATGTTTCTATGCTCATAAGATAGTTAGCAAGTTGAATATTCATCTTTGGCAAAGAGTGGCATATTGAGCACAGTAGGAAGGGTTGGCAAAAAAACCTTCAGCAAACTAGACTTCCTCTGTAGGTCTGtaaaaacaaccttttttttttttaatatcttttgcCTTTAGAAATGCTTAAATAGGATTTACTTGCGTGGAAGAGATGAAGAGCAAGAAATTCCCATTGAATATCTGGAGAAGCTTCACTACAAACATGAAAGTTGGCTTCAGCATAGGACACTGCGGTAGGGTTTGTTTAATGGTTACTTAAAGATGGGTAAATCTTTGTAAGGATGTTCCATAATGCTTTTTCCACCAGTGAAACTTCAGCTTTTCCTATGATCAGTTCCTATAACTGATAAAGTTAAACTCCAGGAATATTTCTGTCTATACTTCCTTAGTAGCACTGGCTTTACAGCACGTTAATTATTGCTAGGACCTGCAACATGCCTTGAGTTCTTTTCACATAGAGCTCTGAATAGCAGAGGATTCAGCTGAAATAATTGTAGTACACAGTTGAATTTAATGTTAGGTGCTGGGGAAACAGAATGTTCAAGAATCAGTAATACATCCTAGGAGCCACACTGTAAATTCAAGCGGCTTTATATTCAGAGTTCATAACTGTAATTTATACGGGCAGTTCTTTTCATGGGATTCTTAACAATGAAAATGCTGACAGAGACTGGAATgatgtatacttttttttagcTAGTAATATTTTCCTTGTTCCTATCCCAATACAGAACGGATTTTGAATATCTACAGGAAATACCTATTTTAACGTTGGATGTTAATGAAGACTTCAAAGGCAAAAAGGACAGATATGATCACATGactgaaaaggtaaaatttcACAAGCAGAACAAACTGATGATTTAGGTTTATTGCCAGCATGTCAAAATGACTTCAGGATGCTTCTTGCATCTCAAAGTGTAGCATTCTTTGAAGTCAGACTAGACTTAGAACCTGTGTTTCTTCATGCTATTTCCTACATTAATTttcgattaaaaaaaaaaaagataaaagggaaggaaatattCCAGGCTTGTTGGAGAAGACTTTCACTAGTAGCtttgtttgcaaataaaatttctaatttaaataaCCCTCAACTGTTTAAAAGAACTGTTACTTGCTATGTCCTGCTTCTAACATTGTGCAGGTGTGCTAAGAAATGTGATGGGGGTGGGAGAGGATGAGGGTAGCTGttgagggagagaaagaaggctGCGCAGGTCCGAGTTGGATGTCTGGGGTAATGTCTTCCTTGTGTTAGCTGTGAAAGTGTCTAACCTACAGTGTTGGTCAATAAAAGAACTTTGGTGCCGGCTACTGTGAAAGTACAGTACAAAACCATTACAACGGAAAATTGAAGGATGAGTTTACTGAACCTGCAGCTGAATTTTGATCCAAAGCAGTGAGCCAATGGTAAACTGGTTTAGGTTTTGCAGATATTTCTAGCAAAACGAAAGAGAATAAGGGCTGTCCTCTCTTGTGGTTAGCGTGTCACAGCAAAGGGTGGTATAGCTAATGCAAATAGGGATCCTTTACTCTAAAAATATACTTCACTGTATAACCAtccttctaaaatatttcag is a genomic window containing:
- the DCK gene encoding deoxycytidine kinase — protein: MATPPKRGRLEGGRIKKIAVEGNIAAGKSTFVNILKQADEEWEVVPEPVARWCNVQQNSEEDCEELTESQKSGGNVLRMMYEKPERWSFTFQTYACLSRIRAQLRCLDGKLKEAGNPVVFFERSVYSDRYIFAANLYESDCMNETEWTIYQDWHDWMNKQFGQSLALDGIIYLRATPEKCLNRIYLRGRDEEQEIPIEYLEKLHYKHESWLQHRTLRTDFEYLQEIPILTLDVNEDFKGKKDRYDHMTEKVKEFLSTL